One Phenylobacterium hankyongense DNA segment encodes these proteins:
- the rpsR gene encoding 30S ribosomal protein S18, with translation MTDETATAPAAGAAAGGQRRPFFRRRKVCPFSGANAPKIDYKDVKLLQRYVSERGKIVPSRITAVSAKKQRELAKAIKRARFLALLPYVVK, from the coding sequence ATGACCGACGAAACCGCAACCGCTCCCGCCGCGGGAGCCGCCGCGGGCGGCCAACGCCGTCCGTTCTTCCGTCGCCGCAAGGTGTGCCCGTTCTCCGGCGCCAACGCCCCGAAGATCGACTACAAGGACGTCAAGCTCCTGCAGCGCTACGTTTCCGAGCGCGGCAAGATCGTGCCGTCGCGCATCACCGCGGTGTCGGCGAAGAAGCAGCGTGAACTGGCCAAGGCCATCAAGCGCGCCCGCTTCCTCGCCCTCCTCCCCTACGTCGTGAAGTAA
- the rpsF gene encoding 30S ribosomal protein S6, which produces MALYEHVVISRQDISPQQAEALNDTLKGLIETGGGSVAKIEYWGLRNLTYRIKKNRKGHYSLLAIDAPADAVKEMERQLSINEDVLRYLTVRVEELDLELSPILARRDRDREREPRRDDFAPKEGGF; this is translated from the coding sequence ATGGCGCTCTACGAACACGTAGTCATCTCGCGGCAGGATATCTCGCCGCAACAGGCCGAAGCCCTCAACGACACCCTCAAGGGTCTGATCGAAACCGGCGGCGGATCCGTCGCCAAGATCGAGTACTGGGGCCTGCGCAACCTGACCTACCGGATCAAGAAGAACCGCAAGGGTCACTATTCCCTGCTCGCCATCGACGCGCCCGCCGACGCGGTGAAGGAGATGGAACGCCAGCTGTCGATCAACGAAGACGTGCTGCGCTACCTGACCGTCCGCGTCGAAGAGCTGGACCTCGAGCTTTCCCCGATCCTCGCCCGCCGCGATCGCGACCGCGAACGCGAACCGCGCCGGGATGATTTCGCTCCGAAGGAAGGGGGCTTCTGA
- a CDS encoding peroxiredoxin produces the protein MNRLVAILAAGVALTAAPAWADLQPGAKAPEFTAPAYLAGQPFTYKLSDALKKGPVVVYFFPSAHTKGCNLEAHLFSEAIDQFKAEKASVIGVTAGKVDELADFSKETEHCGGKFPVAADPGAKIARQYDAPLKIAGVTIPKDLSARTSYVVAPDGKILAAYTNMDPSEHVNQTLGAVKAWRASHK, from the coding sequence ATGAACCGCCTCGTCGCCATCCTTGCCGCCGGCGTCGCGCTGACCGCAGCGCCCGCCTGGGCGGACCTGCAGCCCGGAGCCAAGGCCCCCGAGTTCACGGCCCCCGCCTACCTCGCCGGCCAGCCCTTCACCTACAAGCTCTCCGACGCCCTGAAGAAGGGCCCGGTGGTGGTCTATTTCTTCCCGTCGGCGCATACCAAGGGCTGCAACCTCGAGGCCCACCTGTTCTCCGAGGCCATCGACCAGTTCAAGGCCGAGAAGGCCTCGGTGATCGGCGTCACCGCCGGCAAGGTCGACGAGCTCGCCGACTTCTCCAAGGAGACCGAGCACTGCGGCGGCAAGTTCCCGGTGGCCGCCGATCCCGGCGCCAAGATCGCCAGGCAGTACGACGCGCCCCTGAAGATCGCCGGCGTCACCATCCCGAAGGACCTGTCGGCGCGGACGTCCTACGTGGTCGCTCCCGACGGCAAGATCCTCGCGGCCTACACGAACATGGACCCCTCGGAGCACGTCAACCAGACGCTGGGGGCCGTGAAGGCCTGGCGGGCCAGCCACAAGTAG
- a CDS encoding acetyl-CoA acetyltransferase produces MGDNTPVMIGAGQFSYRGDPAASPSPVALLKLAAERAALDAGLSARQLAAIDALAVVGFTVDAPGGGRAVPHASNPPASLSQQIGASPRWAVYSHMGGNTPQQLVNVLCERIARGETELGLAVGCEFLGSAVKRLTRGLGFDDWREDQELPAPERIGDPRPGVSPYEARHGLGRPINTYPLFENALRARDRRSIPDHQRRLGELFAPFTKVAAENPEAWFPVERTAEELVAVSEKNRMVGFPYPKLLNAIMEVDQSAAVIVASERKARELGVPEDRWVYLHGCADAADLWNPIDRQDFHSSPAMRLTGQRALEMAGVGLDAIGLIDLYSCFPVAVEIGAEELGLALDDPRGLTVTGGLPYAGGPGNNYAMHSIAGMMQKLRRRPGAYGLVTANGWFLTKQSTGVYSTRSPGRPFEREDPGVLQRQIDALPHPAVIEQPQGAARIETYTVVHRREGPFLGIVIGRDASDRRFVAHTPADPETLTAFEAVEQVGRTGTVRPADDGQTNLFIPD; encoded by the coding sequence ATGGGCGACAACACTCCAGTTATGATCGGAGCGGGCCAATTCAGCTATCGCGGCGATCCGGCAGCTTCGCCGTCGCCGGTCGCCCTGCTGAAACTTGCGGCGGAACGCGCGGCCTTGGACGCCGGGCTGTCGGCCCGCCAGCTGGCGGCGATCGACGCGCTCGCCGTGGTCGGCTTCACGGTCGACGCGCCGGGCGGCGGCCGGGCCGTGCCGCACGCCTCCAATCCCCCCGCCAGCCTGTCGCAACAGATCGGCGCCAGCCCGCGCTGGGCGGTCTATTCGCACATGGGCGGGAACACCCCGCAGCAGCTGGTGAACGTGCTCTGCGAGCGGATCGCCCGCGGCGAGACCGAGCTTGGCCTTGCAGTGGGCTGCGAGTTCCTGGGCTCGGCGGTCAAGCGGCTCACCCGGGGGCTGGGCTTCGACGACTGGCGCGAGGACCAGGAGCTGCCGGCGCCCGAGCGGATCGGCGATCCGCGGCCCGGCGTCAGCCCCTACGAAGCCCGCCACGGCCTCGGCCGGCCGATCAACACCTATCCGCTGTTCGAGAACGCGCTCCGGGCCCGCGACCGCCGCTCGATCCCCGACCACCAGCGCCGGCTGGGCGAGCTGTTCGCGCCCTTCACCAAGGTCGCGGCGGAGAATCCCGAGGCCTGGTTCCCCGTCGAGCGCACGGCGGAGGAGCTGGTCGCCGTCTCGGAGAAGAACCGGATGGTGGGCTTTCCCTATCCGAAGCTGCTCAACGCCATCATGGAGGTCGACCAGTCGGCCGCGGTGATCGTCGCCAGCGAGCGCAAGGCCCGCGAACTGGGCGTGCCGGAAGACAGGTGGGTCTACCTGCACGGCTGCGCCGACGCCGCCGACCTGTGGAATCCCATCGACCGGCAGGACTTCCACTCCAGCCCCGCCATGCGGCTGACCGGCCAGCGGGCGCTGGAGATGGCCGGCGTCGGGCTGGACGCCATCGGCCTGATCGACCTCTATTCCTGCTTCCCGGTGGCGGTGGAGATCGGGGCGGAGGAACTCGGCCTGGCGCTGGACGATCCGCGCGGCCTGACCGTCACCGGCGGCCTGCCGTACGCCGGCGGCCCCGGCAACAACTACGCCATGCACTCGATCGCCGGGATGATGCAGAAGCTGCGGCGCCGGCCCGGGGCCTACGGTCTGGTGACCGCCAACGGCTGGTTCCTGACCAAGCAGTCGACCGGCGTCTATTCGACCCGATCGCCCGGCCGTCCCTTCGAGCGCGAGGACCCTGGCGTCCTGCAGCGCCAGATCGACGCCCTGCCGCATCCAGCCGTCATCGAACAGCCGCAAGGCGCCGCCAGGATCGAAACCTACACCGTGGTCCACCGCCGCGAGGGTCCGTTCCTGGGCATCGTGATCGGGCGCGACGCCTCGGACCGGCGGTTCGTGGCGCACACGCCGGCCGATCCCGAGACGTTGACGGCCTTCGAGGCGGTGGAGCAGGTGGGGCGCACCGGGACCGTGCGTCCCGCCGACGACGGCCAGACCAACCTGTTCATCCCGGATTGA
- a CDS encoding calcium-binding protein, with amino-acid sequence MPTLTFDTTPAGLFASYGESQFTLTTQQATDLHLTDVLWNGGLTSPQGTGGYLINEYSQDTVVLKYSGTTTFGVLSLDVNGYRNAGFDANNNVIPGSSTVSFNFTGVRADYTEVHFTFTTDAVDGFQQVVLPTDFATGLTALTWTTTNPVEAWGAFDNVSLVVDTTQAPPPVTPPPVTPPPVNHAPVAVQDVAAATVHGTVLINVLGNDTDADGDTLGIAGFGPSASAISASLSAKSALGATISFQSGQLLYTANAVSFDAVAPGHSVTDTFYYTVTDAAGATSTASVTVTVSSPPPPPAPPPSATGPDIVGGNHPQVLNGTALGEQIFGGNSSDVLMGNGGADTLHGNNGADLLYGGAGNDLLLGDNGSDLLDGGAGNDTLTGGNSPDAFVFSQHFGLDTITDFDSKNEVITMSRSTFSSFNDLKAHAVQSGANVVITHDADEVLTLLNVKLSALNSGDFLFV; translated from the coding sequence ATGCCGACGCTCACCTTCGACACGACGCCCGCCGGCCTCTTCGCCAGCTACGGCGAATCCCAGTTCACGTTGACGACGCAGCAGGCGACTGACCTGCACCTGACGGACGTCCTGTGGAACGGCGGCCTGACGTCGCCGCAGGGGACCGGCGGATACCTCATCAACGAATACAGCCAGGACACGGTCGTCCTGAAATACAGCGGCACGACGACGTTCGGGGTCCTTTCGCTGGACGTGAACGGCTACCGGAACGCCGGCTTCGACGCCAACAACAACGTCATTCCCGGCTCATCGACGGTGAGCTTCAACTTTACCGGCGTGCGGGCCGACTACACCGAGGTGCACTTCACCTTCACGACCGATGCGGTCGACGGCTTCCAGCAGGTGGTCTTGCCGACCGACTTCGCCACCGGTCTCACCGCCCTCACCTGGACGACGACCAACCCGGTGGAAGCCTGGGGCGCGTTCGACAACGTGTCGCTCGTGGTCGACACCACGCAGGCGCCGCCGCCGGTGACGCCGCCCCCGGTCACGCCGCCGCCCGTCAACCACGCCCCCGTCGCCGTGCAGGACGTCGCGGCGGCCACGGTCCACGGCACGGTGCTGATCAATGTCCTCGGCAACGACACCGATGCGGACGGCGACACGCTTGGCATCGCCGGCTTCGGGCCCAGCGCGTCGGCGATCAGCGCGAGCCTGAGCGCCAAGAGCGCGCTCGGCGCGACCATCAGCTTCCAGAGCGGGCAACTGCTGTACACCGCCAACGCCGTCAGCTTCGACGCCGTGGCTCCCGGCCACAGCGTCACCGACACCTTCTACTACACCGTGACCGACGCGGCCGGCGCCACGAGCACGGCGTCCGTGACGGTGACGGTCAGCAGCCCGCCCCCGCCTCCCGCGCCGCCGCCGTCGGCCACCGGCCCGGACATCGTCGGCGGCAATCATCCGCAGGTCCTCAACGGCACGGCGCTGGGCGAGCAGATCTTCGGCGGCAACAGCTCGGACGTCCTGATGGGCAACGGCGGGGCCGACACCCTGCACGGCAATAACGGCGCGGACCTGCTCTACGGCGGAGCCGGCAACGACCTGCTGCTGGGCGACAACGGCTCCGACCTGCTGGACGGCGGCGCCGGCAACGACACGCTGACCGGCGGAAACAGCCCCGACGCCTTCGTGTTCAGCCAGCACTTCGGGCTCGACACGATCACCGACTTCGACAGCAAGAACGAAGTCATCACCATGAGCCGCTCGACCTTCTCGTCGTTCAACGACCTGAAGGCCCACGCCGTGCAGAGCGGCGCCAACGTGGTGATCACCCACGACGCCGACGAAGTCCTGACCCTGCTGAACGTGAAGCTGTCGGCGCTCAACTCCGGCGACTTCCTGTTCGTCTAG
- the rplI gene encoding 50S ribosomal protein L9, producing the protein MKVILLERVEGWGGLGDVVNVKDGYARNYLLPRSKALRANSANLKVFEGQRAEIEARNARAKAEAGKAGEGLDGTSYILIRQAGESGQLYGSVAGRDVSDAVTAAGGKVERAMVVLDKPIKTLGLHEVKIRLHPEVTVTVTLNIARSQDEAERQARGENVINSQFEEDRIADEQAVADLLEGGAGSIEGNYVEA; encoded by the coding sequence ATGAAAGTCATTCTGCTCGAACGCGTGGAAGGCTGGGGTGGCCTCGGCGACGTCGTCAACGTCAAGGACGGCTACGCCCGCAACTACCTGCTGCCGCGCTCCAAGGCGCTGCGTGCGAACTCGGCGAACCTGAAGGTCTTCGAAGGCCAGCGCGCCGAGATCGAAGCCCGCAACGCCCGCGCCAAGGCCGAGGCCGGCAAGGCCGGCGAAGGCCTGGACGGCACGTCCTACATCCTGATCCGTCAGGCCGGCGAGAGCGGTCAGCTCTACGGCTCGGTGGCGGGACGCGACGTGTCTGACGCGGTCACCGCGGCCGGCGGCAAGGTGGAACGCGCGATGGTCGTGCTCGACAAGCCGATCAAGACGCTCGGCCTGCACGAGGTGAAGATCCGTCTGCACCCCGAGGTCACCGTCACCGTCACGCTCAACATCGCCCGCAGCCAGGACGAAGCCGAGCGCCAGGCGCGCGGCGAGAACGTGATCAACTCGCAATTCGAGGAAGACCGGATCGCCGACGAACAGGCGGTCGCCGACCTCCTCGAAGGTGGCGCGGGCTCGATCGAAGGCAATTACGTCGAGGCGTAA
- a CDS encoding P-II family nitrogen regulator yields the protein MKKIEAVIKPFKLDEVKEALQELGVQGMTVIEAKGYGRQKGQTELYRGAEYVVDFLPKIKIEVVVADDQLDRALEAIAGAARTGRIGDGKIFVSEIIDIMRIRTGETGPAAI from the coding sequence ATGAAGAAGATCGAAGCCGTCATCAAGCCGTTCAAGCTGGACGAGGTGAAGGAAGCCCTGCAGGAGCTCGGCGTCCAGGGCATGACGGTGATCGAGGCCAAGGGCTACGGACGCCAGAAGGGCCAGACCGAGCTTTACCGCGGCGCCGAGTACGTCGTGGACTTCCTGCCCAAGATCAAGATCGAGGTCGTGGTGGCCGATGACCAGCTCGACCGCGCCCTGGAAGCGATCGCCGGCGCCGCGCGCACCGGCCGCATCGGCGACGGCAAGATCTTCGTCTCCGAGATCATCGACATCATGCGCATCCGGACCGGGGAAACCGGCCCGGCGGCGATCTAA
- a CDS encoding histidine phosphatase family protein, translating into MTRLYLIRHGKPAAVWGEADDDPGLDGTGQAQARAARDWLMALPAAERPQLVVSSPLRRCRETAEPTAAALGVAVQVDPIVGEIPTPRALAQADRGPWLRRSFQGTWAQIDGDLDYDAWRRDIARAVAARGGTAVFSHYVAINAVISLLAGDDRVLSFRPDHASITVLETDGETLTLVEKGREAATGVL; encoded by the coding sequence ATGACCCGCCTCTACCTGATCCGCCACGGCAAGCCCGCCGCCGTCTGGGGCGAGGCCGACGACGACCCCGGACTCGACGGAACCGGCCAGGCGCAGGCCCGCGCGGCGCGTGACTGGCTGATGGCCCTGCCGGCGGCCGAGCGGCCGCAGCTGGTGGTGAGCTCGCCGCTGCGCCGCTGCCGTGAAACGGCCGAGCCGACCGCCGCGGCGCTGGGGGTCGCGGTGCAGGTGGACCCCATCGTCGGCGAGATCCCGACGCCGAGGGCGCTCGCCCAGGCCGACCGCGGGCCCTGGCTCCGGCGCTCGTTCCAGGGGACCTGGGCGCAGATCGACGGCGACCTCGACTATGACGCCTGGCGGCGCGACATCGCCCGCGCGGTCGCCGCCCGGGGCGGCACGGCGGTGTTCTCGCACTATGTGGCCATCAATGCCGTCATCTCGCTGCTGGCCGGCGACGACCGGGTGCTGAGCTTCCGCCCGGACCACGCTTCGATCACCGTGCTGGAAACCGACGGCGAAACCCTGACCCTGGTCGAGAAGGGGCGGGAAGCCGCCACCGGGGTCCTTTGA
- a CDS encoding NAD(P)H-hydrate dehydratase, with product MEQAGGPRQILTVAEMAAADAAAIAAGTSGVELMERAGTAVADAICARFRPQPALVLCGPGNNGGDGYVIARVLAGRGWPVEVRALREPATDDARAARARWTGPTAPLAGRLEPVLWIDALFGAGLSRPLDGEAAAAALRMAERPERVVAVDVPSGLPGDTGLARGASVCAGLTVTFHAKKPAHVLEPGRGRCGEIVVADIGLGATSSRLVENGPELWLSRFPWPSATSHKHARGRLIVVSGEAWSTGAARLSARAGLRIGAGLVTVLSPPDALAVNAAHLEAVMLRAFETDLELEQAAADVDVAVIGPAAGVTETTLLNVLALARTGAALVLDADAITVFRDDPEELFSVLDRDDVLTPHPGEFERLFPGLLASAPERITAARRAAERADAVVLLKGPDTVVAAPDGRTAVNVNGSPWLATAGSGDVLAGFIGGLVAQGMESFEAACAAAWIHAEAADLHGPGLIAEDLPGLAPAVLRRLYDER from the coding sequence GTGGAACAGGCCGGGGGGCCGCGCCAGATCCTCACCGTGGCGGAGATGGCCGCGGCCGATGCGGCCGCCATCGCCGCTGGGACCTCCGGCGTGGAGCTGATGGAGCGGGCCGGGACGGCTGTGGCCGACGCGATCTGCGCGCGGTTCCGGCCGCAGCCGGCCCTGGTGCTGTGCGGTCCGGGCAACAACGGGGGCGACGGCTATGTGATCGCCCGCGTCCTGGCCGGCCGGGGCTGGCCGGTGGAGGTCCGCGCCCTGCGCGAGCCGGCGACCGATGACGCCAGGGCCGCACGGGCCCGCTGGACCGGCCCGACCGCGCCGCTGGCAGGCCGCCTGGAGCCGGTGCTGTGGATCGACGCGCTGTTCGGCGCCGGCCTCTCGCGGCCGCTGGACGGGGAGGCGGCTGCGGCGGCCCTGCGCATGGCCGAGCGGCCGGAGCGGGTGGTGGCCGTCGACGTGCCGAGCGGGCTGCCGGGGGACACGGGCTTGGCGCGGGGCGCCAGCGTCTGCGCCGGACTCACCGTCACCTTCCACGCCAAGAAGCCCGCCCATGTGCTCGAGCCCGGCCGCGGCCGCTGCGGCGAGATCGTCGTCGCCGACATCGGCCTGGGCGCCACCAGCTCGCGGTTGGTGGAGAACGGGCCGGAGCTGTGGCTCAGCCGCTTCCCCTGGCCGTCCGCGACGTCGCACAAGCATGCCCGCGGGCGGCTGATCGTGGTGAGCGGCGAGGCGTGGAGCACCGGTGCGGCGCGGCTGTCCGCGCGAGCGGGCCTGCGGATCGGGGCCGGACTGGTGACCGTGCTGTCGCCGCCCGACGCGCTGGCGGTGAACGCCGCCCACCTGGAGGCGGTGATGCTGCGCGCCTTCGAGACCGACCTGGAGCTGGAGCAGGCCGCCGCCGATGTGGACGTGGCGGTGATCGGGCCGGCGGCGGGCGTCACCGAGACCACCCTGCTCAACGTCCTGGCGCTGGCCCGCACGGGCGCGGCGCTGGTGCTGGACGCCGACGCCATCACCGTGTTCCGCGACGATCCGGAAGAGCTGTTCTCGGTGCTCGACCGCGACGACGTGCTCACCCCGCATCCCGGCGAGTTCGAGCGGCTGTTCCCGGGCCTGCTGGCCTCCGCGCCGGAGCGGATCACCGCGGCCCGGCGCGCCGCCGAGCGGGCCGATGCGGTGGTGCTGCTGAAGGGGCCGGACACGGTGGTGGCGGCGCCGGACGGCCGCACGGCGGTCAACGTCAACGGCTCGCCGTGGCTCGCCACCGCCGGCTCCGGCGACGTGCTGGCCGGTTTCATCGGCGGCCTGGTGGCGCAGGGCATGGAGAGCTTCGAGGCGGCCTGCGCGGCGGCCTGGATCCACGCCGAGGCGGCCGACCTGCACGGCCCGGGCCTGATCGCCGAGGACCTGCCGGGCCTGGCGCCGGCGGTGCTGCGCCGGCTCTACGACGAGCGCTGA
- a CDS encoding DUF4402 domain-containing protein yields MFALLAAIAFAPAAQAQSYSVGNASLGTIAAAASGDTSFSFNSASGAVTKNSGAGARVSAGTARASVTITCSVAYCDKGNTVVTVGSVGSPSGRAKALSAFNVTMGAGAVLASGPTGSNPVTFTLKPIGKSAAATVYIGASLSIAGDETTLATGSAASGFYLATTDSKGASSSSTSGSATATVFRRLSIAKGSDLAFGRIVKPATGTGGVVSVTTAGARVASGGAILLSSTFSRAAYTVTGEGGQTLAVTVPSSFTMSNGTNALSVTTSNTAIGITGLTGSLGAAGTYSFYVGGSIPIAPATPTGAYAGTFAVTVAYN; encoded by the coding sequence TTGTTCGCCCTGCTCGCGGCGATTGCATTCGCGCCGGCCGCGCAGGCCCAGAGCTATAGCGTCGGCAACGCCAGCCTCGGGACGATCGCTGCGGCCGCCAGCGGCGACACCAGCTTCAGCTTCAATTCGGCTAGCGGCGCGGTGACGAAGAACAGCGGCGCCGGCGCCCGGGTGTCGGCCGGAACCGCCCGCGCCAGCGTCACCATCACCTGTTCGGTGGCCTACTGCGACAAGGGCAATACGGTCGTAACGGTGGGATCGGTCGGATCGCCGAGCGGGCGCGCCAAGGCGCTGTCGGCCTTCAATGTCACCATGGGCGCAGGCGCCGTGCTGGCGAGCGGGCCGACGGGCAGCAATCCCGTCACCTTCACGCTCAAGCCGATCGGCAAGAGCGCGGCCGCCACGGTCTACATCGGCGCCAGCCTCTCGATCGCCGGCGACGAGACGACCCTGGCGACGGGTTCCGCCGCCTCCGGCTTCTATCTCGCGACCACCGACTCCAAGGGCGCCAGTTCGTCGAGCACAAGCGGGTCGGCGACGGCCACGGTCTTCCGGCGGCTTTCCATCGCCAAGGGCTCGGACCTGGCGTTCGGCCGCATCGTCAAGCCTGCGACGGGAACCGGGGGCGTCGTGAGCGTGACGACCGCGGGGGCGCGGGTCGCCTCCGGCGGCGCGATCCTGCTGAGCTCCACGTTCTCGCGCGCTGCCTACACCGTCACCGGCGAAGGCGGTCAGACCCTCGCGGTGACCGTGCCGTCCAGCTTCACCATGTCGAACGGGACCAACGCCCTGAGCGTGACCACCAGCAACACCGCGATCGGCATCACCGGCCTGACGGGCAGCCTCGGCGCCGCCGGGACCTACAGCTTCTACGTGGGCGGCTCGATCCCGATCGCGCCCGCGACGCCCACGGGGGCCTACGCCGGGACCTTCGCCGTGACAGTGGCTTACAACTGA